The following are encoded together in the Naumannella cuiyingiana genome:
- a CDS encoding 4'-phosphopantetheinyl transferase superfamily protein, whose amino-acid sequence MHFSISHSDWLAAVAVAEVPVGVDVQVLRPGFPGVLSQLDPLERAQIGPSPERLARCWTRKEAVLKAVGVGIAHGIREPHVGAAERPHQPPGFRVTDIEVPDGFCGAVAIATTAPDGPIGERNSDG is encoded by the coding sequence GTGCACTTCTCGATTTCACACAGTGATTGGCTGGCGGCGGTTGCAGTCGCTGAGGTGCCGGTGGGAGTCGATGTCCAGGTGCTGCGTCCCGGCTTTCCGGGCGTGTTGAGCCAGTTGGATCCGCTCGAGCGCGCACAGATCGGGCCGTCACCCGAGCGGTTGGCTCGTTGCTGGACACGCAAGGAAGCAGTACTCAAGGCCGTCGGCGTAGGGATCGCGCACGGCATCCGGGAGCCGCACGTGGGTGCTGCCGAACGACCGCACCAACCACCTGGCTTCCGGGTCACCGATATCGAGGTGCCGGACGGGTTTTGCGGCGCGGTCGCGATCGCCACAACCGCTCCGGACGGACCGATCGGTGAGCGGAACAGTGACGGGTAG
- a CDS encoding DUF2461 domain-containing protein, which yields MTKSTTHASDFKGLPPELFGFLEGLEADNSKAYFDANRKIYDNSVKAPVDALKDELERDFGPLKVFRMNRDIRFSKDKSPYKTWVGFTTTDRAVGGIGSFWQATAEGMKVATGAMMLESDQLSRYRDALVNDGPGGEFDQIRADLAADAMEVGPGDMPQYKRVPVGCPKDHPRSAELLWKGAIVIQSYDRARWMHTDVVADRVRAVWSSAQPLLDWFERHVGDSAKPARKR from the coding sequence ATGACCAAGTCCACTACCCACGCGTCCGATTTCAAAGGCCTTCCACCGGAGCTGTTTGGCTTCCTCGAAGGGTTGGAGGCCGACAACTCCAAGGCATACTTCGATGCCAATCGGAAGATCTACGACAACAGCGTGAAGGCCCCCGTCGATGCGCTCAAGGATGAACTGGAGCGGGACTTCGGCCCACTCAAGGTGTTCCGGATGAACCGCGACATCCGGTTCTCCAAGGACAAGTCGCCGTACAAGACCTGGGTCGGATTCACCACCACCGATAGGGCCGTTGGCGGTATCGGGTCGTTCTGGCAGGCGACTGCGGAGGGGATGAAGGTCGCAACCGGCGCGATGATGCTGGAGAGTGATCAACTTTCCCGTTACCGCGATGCATTGGTCAACGATGGTCCCGGAGGTGAGTTTGATCAGATCCGTGCGGACCTGGCGGCAGACGCGATGGAGGTAGGTCCGGGTGACATGCCGCAGTACAAGCGCGTGCCGGTGGGCTGTCCGAAGGATCATCCGAGGTCGGCCGAGTTGTTGTGGAAGGGCGCCATCGTGATCCAGTCGTACGATCGGGCACGTTGGATGCACACCGATGTGGTCGCCGACCGCGTCCGAGCCGTCTGGAGCAGTGCGCAGCCGTTACTTGATTGGTTTGAGCGGCACGTCGGCGACAGTGCCAAGCCGGCGCGCAAGAGATGA
- a CDS encoding SCP2 sterol-binding domain-containing protein, producing MGTRVQELFESLAGRLNREQAAQLERTIQWRITDEDPGLWAFKIDNGSGQLIPGGVDGPDATFVTDSQTWIGVAEGSLDPMRQFMSGKLKVEGDMMLALKVPKLFPVGVDHDD from the coding sequence ATGGGCACTAGAGTCCAAGAGCTGTTCGAATCTCTGGCGGGACGATTGAACCGGGAACAAGCGGCTCAGCTCGAGCGAACCATCCAATGGCGAATCACTGACGAGGACCCAGGCCTTTGGGCGTTCAAGATTGACAATGGGTCGGGACAACTGATCCCGGGCGGAGTCGACGGTCCTGACGCCACCTTCGTCACCGACAGCCAGACGTGGATCGGTGTCGCCGAAGGAAGTCTCGATCCGATGCGGCAGTTCATGTCGGGGAAGCTGAAGGTCGAGGGCGACATGATGCTGGCGCTCAAGGTGCCGAAGCTCTTCCCGGTCGGAGTTGATCACGATGACTGA
- a CDS encoding class I SAM-dependent methyltransferase translates to MTETDNVRAEGERMDHIARLTDPATFRHLEDAIKVSEGWRCAEVGAGTGSVARWLSNRVGHYGLVEAIDIETAHLERLNAPNLRVIKQDITTCPLEVGAYDLVHAKILLMHLPERERVLQELANALKPGGYLLVEEADVRSIQRVEPPAPTLTRAAAALETFFYMMGADPAYAMSLQPAVRDTGLQVMGTDCQLTAVQAGTTAMLSVSLSLAKLAPMIVKAGLMSDAEVQQAFALMEQPGPTVLYTPTIVSVWAQQLRG, encoded by the coding sequence ATGACTGAGACTGACAATGTACGCGCCGAAGGCGAGCGAATGGACCACATTGCCCGGCTCACCGACCCGGCGACCTTCCGTCACCTGGAGGACGCGATCAAGGTCAGCGAGGGTTGGCGGTGCGCCGAGGTCGGTGCCGGCACCGGCAGCGTGGCTCGATGGTTGTCCAACCGGGTCGGGCACTACGGTCTGGTCGAGGCGATCGACATCGAGACCGCACACCTCGAACGGCTGAATGCCCCGAACTTGAGGGTGATCAAGCAAGACATCACCACATGTCCGCTCGAGGTCGGAGCATACGACCTCGTGCACGCCAAGATCTTGCTGATGCATCTTCCTGAGCGCGAGCGCGTTCTTCAGGAGCTCGCGAACGCACTGAAGCCGGGAGGGTACCTGCTGGTTGAGGAAGCCGACGTCCGCAGCATTCAGCGGGTCGAGCCGCCCGCGCCCACGCTGACCCGCGCGGCGGCCGCGCTGGAGACATTCTTCTACATGATGGGCGCCGATCCCGCGTACGCGATGTCCCTGCAGCCCGCGGTCCGAGACACTGGCCTGCAGGTCATGGGCACTGATTGTCAGCTCACTGCCGTACAGGCCGGAACAACCGCGATGCTGTCGGTGTCGCTGAGTCTTGCCAAGCTCGCCCCGATGATCGTCAAGGCGGGTCTCATGTCGGACGCCGAGGTTCAGCAGGCATTCGCCCTGATGGAACAACCGGGTCCGACCGTTCTCTACACGCCGACAATCGTCTCGGTCTGGGCCCAGCAGCTCCGCGGCTGA
- a CDS encoding NAD(P)/FAD-dependent oxidoreductase: MVVGAGPAGLYATFYAGFRGLRVVVIDSLTELGGQVSTLFPEKAIFDVAGFPAIVGRDLISRLQEQAASAGAVYLLGRTAIGLTDRGERGLLITLDDGAVIAAGAVLVSAGVGGFQPRQLPAAAPWLGRGMEYFVQDAEVYRDLDVVITGGGDSAVDWALHVEPIARSVTLVHRRSRFRAHESSIDRLLRSSVQVLTNAQVSQVLGVEWIDSVEISEASGGSHRRPAQALVCALGFVADLGPLAGWGMEIANRRILVDSTMRTSLERVFAVGDVSDYRGKVRLISVGFGEAAIAVNHIAALLRADAEVSPGHSSDRPAPVTAG; the protein is encoded by the coding sequence GTGGTGGTCGGCGCGGGCCCGGCCGGGCTGTACGCGACCTTCTACGCCGGGTTCCGCGGCCTGCGCGTCGTGGTGATCGACTCGCTGACTGAACTCGGGGGCCAGGTGTCCACGCTGTTCCCCGAGAAGGCCATCTTCGATGTCGCGGGATTCCCGGCGATCGTCGGCCGGGATCTGATCAGCCGCCTCCAAGAGCAGGCTGCCTCGGCTGGGGCGGTCTACCTTCTGGGTCGGACCGCGATCGGGCTGACCGATCGTGGAGAGCGCGGACTGCTGATCACCCTGGACGACGGTGCGGTAATCGCGGCGGGTGCGGTCCTCGTGTCGGCGGGTGTCGGGGGATTCCAGCCTCGTCAGCTTCCGGCCGCCGCGCCTTGGCTCGGGCGCGGGATGGAGTACTTCGTCCAGGACGCCGAGGTCTATCGGGACCTTGATGTGGTGATCACCGGGGGTGGCGACAGTGCGGTGGACTGGGCGCTGCACGTCGAACCGATCGCGAGGAGTGTCACGCTGGTGCACCGCCGGTCCAGATTCCGTGCGCACGAGTCGAGTATCGATCGACTGCTCAGATCCAGCGTCCAGGTGCTGACCAACGCGCAGGTGAGCCAGGTGCTCGGGGTTGAGTGGATCGATTCGGTCGAGATCAGCGAGGCATCCGGGGGCAGTCATCGTCGGCCGGCCCAAGCGCTGGTGTGTGCACTCGGGTTCGTTGCCGATCTTGGCCCATTGGCTGGTTGGGGTATGGAGATCGCGAACCGCCGGATCCTGGTGGACTCGACCATGCGGACAAGTCTGGAGCGGGTGTTTGCCGTCGGCGACGTGTCGGACTACCGGGGAAAGGTGCGGCTCATCTCGGTCGGATTCGGTGAGGCCGCGATCGCGGTGAACCACATTGCCGCGCTGCTGCGAGCAGACGCTGAGGTCTCACCAGGGCACTCCTCAGATCGCCCGGCGCCTGTTACCGCCGGGTAG
- a CDS encoding YciI family protein: MLHVVIAHDGTAPGTFERRMKIRPEHMAQGEKMMEAGQFLFGGAIIDGAGKLSGGVLIVDFDSREEIDEWLREEPYIVNKVWERVEVHPFLVPPQFLSLLPKYAEASV, from the coding sequence ATGCTTCATGTAGTTATCGCGCATGACGGGACAGCTCCTGGAACCTTCGAGCGACGCATGAAAATCAGGCCTGAGCACATGGCGCAGGGTGAGAAGATGATGGAGGCAGGGCAATTCCTGTTCGGCGGGGCGATCATCGATGGCGCCGGCAAGCTGTCAGGCGGCGTACTGATCGTGGACTTCGACAGCCGTGAGGAGATCGATGAGTGGCTTCGTGAGGAGCCGTACATCGTCAACAAAGTCTGGGAGCGCGTCGAGGTGCACCCGTTCCTGGTACCCCCGCAGTTCTTGTCACTGCTCCCCAAGTACGCCGAGGCCTCGGTCTGA
- a CDS encoding AfsR/SARP family transcriptional regulator yields the protein MTMEHNPHPREIEDAARFRAYLLGTPRLYADGDPVPPGRIARRRAWEILVWFLLNPGKPAMAEALADQLWPDDHPERVASSFHVSLHALRRALEPGLGRREESAFIRRHSNRIYSFDPAGQWWTDVSDLEQVHRAGHASERAGDMACAHFYYRRVAGYVAQGTLLDGEAGDWLTPYRRRYRQMCQQSLTRLMILEARQGSEHDLLESAYLTLKIDRYNQLATTVIVESNLRDGRAPAAAERLAKYCRALRADLGVAVPDEIAELALRVQAA from the coding sequence GTGACCATGGAGCACAACCCACATCCACGTGAGATCGAGGACGCCGCCCGTTTTCGCGCCTACCTGCTTGGCACGCCGCGGCTGTATGCCGACGGGGACCCGGTGCCACCGGGTCGAATCGCCAGGCGCCGGGCTTGGGAGATCCTGGTTTGGTTCCTGCTCAATCCTGGCAAGCCGGCGATGGCCGAGGCGTTGGCTGATCAGTTGTGGCCCGACGACCATCCCGAGCGGGTGGCGAGCTCGTTCCACGTGAGCCTGCACGCTCTGCGGCGAGCGCTCGAACCGGGTCTGGGTCGCCGCGAGGAGTCGGCCTTCATCCGGCGACACTCAAACAGGATCTACAGCTTCGATCCCGCCGGGCAGTGGTGGACCGATGTGTCCGACCTTGAGCAGGTCCATCGGGCAGGACATGCCAGCGAACGGGCCGGGGACATGGCCTGCGCCCACTTCTACTATCGGCGCGTCGCCGGATATGTCGCACAGGGCACGCTCCTCGATGGTGAGGCCGGAGACTGGTTGACTCCCTATCGTCGCCGGTACCGACAGATGTGCCAGCAGTCGCTGACCCGTTTGATGATCTTGGAGGCACGTCAGGGATCGGAACACGACCTGCTCGAGTCGGCGTACCTCACGCTGAAGATCGACCGTTACAACCAACTCGCGACCACGGTGATCGTGGAGAGCAACCTTCGCGACGGGCGAGCCCCCGCGGCGGCCGAACGTCTGGCGAAGTACTGCCGGGCGCTGCGGGCCGATCTCGGTGTTGCGGTCCCGGACGAGATCGCCGAGCTTGCCCTGCGGGTTCAGGCGGCGTGA
- a CDS encoding BTAD domain-containing putative transcriptional regulator has protein sequence MGVSDDRSYSARLFGPFTVLRGDRPLGTAGAAPGLTAARTLLKWFLIHPGVRFSPEELAEVIAPGRSNPRNRLNRTLHYLRDYLEPDREGRPSTFIHNTDSGYRFDPAERWQVDYWQARLLIIKARQTRSRGDVDNAIHQLETLAQMDAMVFLPEDIYDDAFAETRAAHESACHEARLTLLNLYLTTQRLPQALAGGLALLDQDPYDESAAEAVAVAHALGGNRIAAIQSLLEFRARLTDDMRIRPSDDLLRLEHQLRSGAPIRTAPDGRPQRG, from the coding sequence GTGGGGGTCTCGGATGACAGGTCGTACAGTGCTCGCCTGTTCGGCCCGTTCACTGTGCTGCGAGGTGATCGTCCGCTCGGCACTGCCGGCGCGGCGCCCGGCCTGACTGCCGCTCGGACGCTGTTGAAGTGGTTTCTGATACACCCCGGCGTACGCTTCTCCCCCGAGGAGCTCGCCGAGGTCATCGCTCCCGGCAGAAGCAATCCACGCAACCGACTGAACCGGACCCTGCACTATCTGAGGGACTACCTCGAACCCGACCGCGAAGGGCGTCCCTCGACATTCATCCACAATACCGATTCAGGCTATCGATTCGACCCTGCAGAACGATGGCAAGTGGACTACTGGCAAGCAAGATTGTTGATCATCAAGGCCCGACAGACTCGAAGCCGCGGTGACGTTGACAACGCGATCCATCAGCTTGAGACGCTCGCCCAGATGGACGCCATGGTGTTCCTGCCCGAGGACATCTACGACGATGCGTTCGCGGAGACCCGAGCGGCCCACGAATCCGCGTGCCACGAGGCCAGGCTGACCCTGCTCAATCTCTACCTGACAACCCAGCGGCTGCCGCAGGCGCTGGCCGGCGGCCTCGCGCTCCTCGACCAGGACCCATATGACGAGTCGGCTGCCGAGGCGGTGGCGGTTGCGCATGCATTGGGCGGCAACCGGATCGCGGCGATCCAGAGTCTGCTCGAGTTTCGCGCCAGGCTGACCGACGACATGCGAATTCGGCCCTCGGACGACTTGCTACGTCTGGAGCATCAACTCCGATCCGGAGCCCCGATCAGGACTGCTCCCGACGGTCGGCCACAGCGCGGCTGA
- a CDS encoding WHG domain-containing protein, with translation MRLTSDGQRMTRRDRRRLETYDEIVTVARDLLKRGDEASVRAIATEMGMTPSALYRYVESVADLHALIARSVYEDVIQTMSEAASPHEGDPSAQLAASATAFREWGLRNVAEFKLIFAGLLSGQSDMGGPSQEQSSIAQDGSDQFAAYFAGIFMALVASGLIRVPDLSNVDDSMHEFVASRKRSTDQEMITSLGTDGPAVMWLFQLAWARLYGVVILEVFGLVERSMIESGALFMVLMRETFESLGLPDDWNRLRDVSRAVADRREQS, from the coding sequence GTGCGCTTGACCAGCGACGGACAACGGATGACGAGGCGAGACCGCAGGCGCCTCGAAACATACGACGAGATAGTCACCGTGGCCAGAGATCTCCTCAAGCGTGGTGACGAGGCATCCGTGCGAGCTATCGCGACCGAGATGGGAATGACCCCATCGGCTCTATACCGCTATGTGGAGAGTGTCGCCGATCTGCACGCCCTGATCGCTCGCAGCGTCTACGAGGACGTCATCCAGACGATGTCCGAAGCCGCGTCACCGCACGAGGGTGACCCCTCAGCCCAGCTAGCCGCGTCGGCAACTGCCTTCCGTGAGTGGGGCCTGCGCAATGTGGCCGAGTTCAAGTTGATCTTTGCTGGCCTGTTGTCCGGGCAGTCCGACATGGGGGGGCCGAGTCAGGAGCAGTCCAGCATCGCGCAGGACGGATCCGACCAGTTCGCGGCGTACTTCGCCGGGATCTTCATGGCCCTGGTGGCGTCGGGTCTGATCCGGGTGCCCGACCTCAGCAACGTCGATGACTCGATGCACGAGTTCGTGGCGAGCAGGAAACGATCTACAGACCAGGAAATGATCACCAGTCTCGGTACCGACGGCCCTGCGGTGATGTGGCTGTTCCAGCTTGCTTGGGCGCGACTCTACGGCGTGGTGATCCTCGAGGTGTTCGGGCTGGTCGAGCGATCGATGATCGAGTCGGGAGCCCTGTTCATGGTGCTGATGCGCGAGACGTTTGAGAGTCTCGGGCTGCCTGATGACTGGAATCGGCTTCGTGACGTCAGCCGCGCTGTGGCCGACCGTCGGGAGCAGTCCTGA
- a CDS encoding NAD(P)/FAD-dependent oxidoreductase: MAASSDHKIIGLSPEQRRALLRQLREKSRGGEHGVSNNTVDAGAHPRVSSTAGTFDVAVLGGGVAGLTFALQLKQSSPAIAVAVVERSAHPVPEAAHKVGESTVEIAAHYLRDVLGLAEHLEQDQIRKFGLRMFFGHDNNTDIAARRELGGSVFPLLATYQLDRGRLENELARRCSAAGIEMINGRVREVEVGAEGNDHLVEVAGRDNPLRARWMVDATGRARVLRRRLGHESVRNGHHANAAWFRVDHPIDVTTWSEDPEWRKRIRNGDRSKSTVHLMGDGYWVWLIRLPTGATSVGIVASADQHDFSDINSFGKALAWLTEHEPQCAAIIERHRDQVLDFRVMRDYSYACKQVFSGSERWAITGEAGIFLDPLYSPGLDQVAIGNSLACDLVTKSLAGADVTALAAAHNKLYLAIADIWLGIYRGQYGLLGNASVMTSKVIWDTAFYWAVFGFLFFHGRFLNVGTNAGLIRDLEQLAVLSNRVQQLFGEWAAIESGEASSDFVDLYSPLNFMVNLHHAMAEDCGSDIARRLSENRAILEQLAGQLVESIIRERAEDTSDATVAALQKWQRDPVIASLRRTYRSRRAAAPTSPGWIRTSRCAEVKGALHEVGAA; this comes from the coding sequence ATGGCCGCTTCAAGTGATCACAAGATCATCGGCTTGTCGCCGGAGCAACGTCGCGCCCTGCTACGACAACTGCGCGAGAAGTCCAGGGGCGGTGAGCACGGCGTCAGCAACAACACCGTCGATGCTGGCGCCCACCCACGGGTCTCGTCGACTGCTGGCACCTTCGATGTCGCCGTACTCGGCGGGGGAGTTGCCGGGTTGACCTTCGCACTGCAGCTCAAGCAGAGCAGCCCGGCCATCGCTGTCGCTGTGGTGGAGCGGTCCGCGCACCCGGTGCCCGAGGCTGCGCACAAGGTGGGCGAATCGACCGTCGAGATTGCTGCGCACTATCTACGAGACGTGCTGGGACTGGCCGAGCACCTGGAGCAGGACCAGATCCGCAAGTTCGGGCTGCGGATGTTCTTCGGCCACGACAACAACACCGACATCGCCGCGCGTCGCGAGCTCGGTGGGTCCGTGTTCCCGCTCCTGGCCACCTATCAGCTCGACCGTGGCCGACTCGAGAACGAGCTGGCGCGACGGTGCTCCGCCGCCGGGATCGAGATGATCAACGGCCGTGTACGGGAGGTCGAGGTCGGTGCCGAGGGGAACGACCATCTCGTCGAAGTCGCAGGCCGAGACAACCCACTTCGCGCTCGCTGGATGGTGGATGCGACCGGAAGAGCGCGCGTCCTTCGCCGTAGGCTCGGACACGAGTCGGTCCGCAATGGCCATCACGCCAATGCCGCTTGGTTCCGCGTCGACCACCCGATCGATGTGACCACCTGGAGCGAGGATCCGGAGTGGCGCAAACGGATCCGGAACGGCGACCGGTCAAAGTCCACCGTGCACCTGATGGGCGACGGGTACTGGGTCTGGCTGATCCGCCTTCCCACCGGGGCCACCAGCGTCGGAATCGTCGCTTCGGCCGATCAGCATGACTTCAGCGACATCAACAGCTTCGGCAAGGCGTTGGCCTGGCTGACCGAGCATGAGCCACAGTGTGCGGCGATCATCGAGCGTCACCGGGACCAGGTGCTCGACTTCCGCGTGATGCGTGACTACTCATATGCGTGCAAACAGGTCTTCTCGGGCAGCGAGCGCTGGGCTATCACGGGCGAGGCCGGGATCTTCCTCGATCCCCTGTACTCGCCCGGGCTGGATCAGGTCGCCATCGGGAACAGCCTGGCCTGCGACCTGGTGACCAAGTCGTTGGCGGGTGCCGACGTGACGGCATTGGCTGCCGCGCACAACAAGCTCTACCTGGCCATTGCGGACATCTGGCTCGGCATCTATCGGGGCCAGTACGGGCTGCTGGGCAATGCATCCGTGATGACGTCGAAGGTCATCTGGGACACGGCCTTCTACTGGGCGGTGTTCGGATTCCTGTTCTTTCACGGCAGGTTCCTCAATGTGGGCACGAACGCCGGCCTGATCCGCGATCTCGAGCAACTGGCGGTCCTGAGCAACCGGGTGCAACAGCTGTTCGGCGAGTGGGCCGCGATCGAATCCGGGGAGGCATCCAGTGACTTCGTCGATCTGTACTCGCCGTTGAACTTCATGGTGAACCTGCATCACGCGATGGCGGAGGACTGCGGCTCTGACATCGCCCGGCGCCTGTCGGAGAATCGGGCGATTCTCGAGCAGCTTGCGGGCCAGCTCGTCGAGTCGATCATTCGGGAACGGGCCGAAGATACGTCTGACGCCACCGTCGCGGCTCTGCAGAAGTGGCAGCGTGACCCGGTGATTGCGTCGCTCAGGAGGACCTATCGGTCCCGTCGTGCCGCCGCGCCAACATCACCGGGATGGATTCGTACGTCGCGATGTGCCGAAGTGAAAGGAGCCCTTCATGAAGTCGGCGCAGCATGA